The Streptomyces sp. 11x1 genomic sequence GGCCAGAAGTACCACTACATCCGCAAGTCCAAGGACCCGGTCCTGAAGACCACGATGTCGTACTACCCGGACCGCAAGCAGCGCCTCCAGCTGCAGTTCCACTACGACGGCGCCTGGCGGGACTGGGGCAGCGAGTACTTCCCCCTCGGCACCGCGGGCAAGTCCGACGTGACCCTCACCGGCACGCCGACCACGAACGTCCGCCTGCGCTTCCGCTCGGAGTACCACGACACGACGTCCGGCGACAACGTCAACACCACGACGTACGGGGCCTGGAAGTACTTCATCTACACGAGCTAGCCCACGGGGGCGCCCCCGCCCGGGCGCCCTTCGCACCTGTGGCCCGTGACGTCGGACGTCGCGGGCCACAGGTGTGTCACGCCTCGACGGCCTCGCGACGGCGGACCGTCCGCCAGGAACGAGCCGTTCCGAATGATGGCCAAAGCGGTCTCCCTTACCTGCCGGTACGTGTGACGATACGGCCCTGTTCGAATCTTGAGACCTCGATCGAGGCCACGGTCACAAAGGAACAGGACATGACCACGCCTGTGCCCTCCGCTCCCTCCACACCCTCACCAGCGGCTTCGGCCGCCCCGACCGCGCGGCTCCTCCTCGTCGACGACGAGGAGGGGATCCGCTCCATGCTGACGATGGCGCTGGAGTTCCTCGGCTATCAGGTGACCTCCGCGGCCACCGGCCGCCAGGCCCTGCAGGCCGTCACCCGTTACGACCCCGATCTGATCCTCCTCGACGTCAACCTGCCCGACCTGAGCGGTTTCGACGTGTGCCGGAACCTGCGCGACCGGGGCAACGCGGTCCCTGTGCTGTTCCTCACCGGGCTCGGCGGGGTCGACGACCGGGTGCGCGGGCTGGACATGGGCGGGGACGACTTCGTCACCAAGCCGTTCGAACTGAAGGAGATCGCCGCCCGGGTCCGCGCCCTGTTGCGCCGGGCCGGCGGCGGCCACTCCGCGCCCGACGGCAACCGCAACCGCCTTCGCGCCGGCGCGGTCCAACTGGACGCCGACGCCCACCAGGTCTGGGCCGACGGCCACCCCGTCGACCTCACCACCACCGAGTTCGCCCTGCTGCGCTACCTCATGGAGAACCCCGGGCGCGTCCTGTCCCGGCGCCAGATCCAGGAACGGGTCTGGAACCACCGTGACGAGGGGTCCGGCGTCGTCGACACGTACATCTACTACCTGCGCCGCAAACTGGGCGAGCCGGGTCAGTCCCTCATACGAACGGTCAGAGGAGTGGGCTACCAACTGTGCGCCAACTGAACGAGACCACCGTTTCCGGGCCGGCCACGGGCGGGTTGTGGCCATGAGTGGGTTCACCGGGCTGGGGGAGAGCATCCGGGCGGTCGGGCTGCTCGCGCCGGGTGACGCATGCTCCCGGCCCCTCCCCGGCCGCCCGCTCCCGCCCGTCGAGCAGCCGATCCGCCCCCACCGCACCGGCCGACGCACCGTCGGCTTCTGGCTGATCGCCACGATCGCGACCCTGGGCGCCGTCGCCGCCCTCTCCGCCCACACCCTCGCCCAGCACCTCACGGCCCGCACCGACCAGGAAATAGCAAGAGCCAGCGCCTTCGACGGCGCGATCGCCCCGAGTCCGACCCCGGCCCTCGACAAGAACGGGCTCGTGCTCGTGCTCGATATGCGCGGGCGGGTCGTCGCGCGTCACCCCGGGGGCGACGATCTGCCCGCGTTTCCGGTGCTCACCGCCGACCGGCTGAAGGCGTACGCCACCCGGTCGGCGCCCTCCGCGTTCGGGGAGAGTTATCGGGCGAAGGTGGTGCGCACGGCGGAGGTGGGCCGGGACCACCAGGGCGGGTACGTCGTCACCGCGAGATCCACCGCCGCCGACCGCCGGGCCGTCGAGCGCCTGCTCCAGGTCGAGACGGCCGCCGCCCTCCCCCTCCTGGCCACCGTCCTGATCGGCGCCCGCCGCCTCGGTCGCCGCGAGGTCAGGGAACGGCAGGACACCGAGCGGCGGCTGCGCGAGTTCATGGCGGCCGCCGGGCACGAACTGCGCAACCCCCTGACCACGATCTCCGGTTACGCCGAACTCGCCCGGCTCGGCGACGCCGGGCACGAAGCGATGCGGCAGGAGGCACTCGGCCGGATCACCACCGAGGTCGGCCGCATGAGCACGCTCATCGACGAGCTGGTGCTGCTGACCCGCCTGGACTTCGGCCAGCCGCTCCGGCTGACCTGCGTGGATCTGGCCCAGCTGTGCCGCGACGCGGTCTGCGCCGCCCGCGACTGCCACCCCGACCGTCCCGTACGGCTGCTGCTGGCCCCCGGCGACCACACGGTCACCGGCGACCCCTTGCGACTGCACCAACTGGTCGCCAACCTCCTGGCCAACGCCCGCGTGCACACGCCACCGGGGACGACGACCACTCTGGGGCTCGGGACGGAGGACGGCCACCGGGTCATCGAGGTGCTGGACGACGGCCCGGGCATCCCCGACGAACTCCGCGCCCGGCTCTTCGACCCCTTCGTACGCGGCGAGGAGACCCGGGCCGCGGGCAGCGGACTCGGCCTCAGCATCGTGGCGGCGATCGCGGCGGCCCACGGGGGCGTGGTCACCCTGGAACCGTCCGAACCCTCGCACCGGGGCGCCTGGTTCAGGGTCCGCATCCCGGCGCCGTCGTGAGGCGCCCGGCCCGGGGCCCCTCCGACGGGCTCTCACCCAAGGGTGGTGGCCGGCGGTGGACTTTGCCAACGGCTGGGGAGTTTATGATCGATCTCTGATGTGGCTCCGATCCGTTTCGGAGCGACGAGCGCTTAAGTGATCGGCGTGCGGTGCCGCACCGTGTACGCACGGTGCGACCTCGTACAACTCCCCCTCCGAGGTCGGCTCGGTATGCGCCCTGATCGACGGCTCATCGATCTACGACGAACGGAACGACGGCTCATCGACCGGCTCGGCTCAACCGGGTACGTGCTGGGCCGACCTCACTTGGACCCCACCCTCGGGCCCCCACCTACGCGGGCTGCCGCCGCAGTTCGGCCAGGTGCTGCCGGGCGTGCTCCACGGCCCCGGCGCGGCGTCCGGGGACCCTGCCGCGCAACTCCACGAACTCGACGCCGAGTTGGTGGGCACGCGCGGTGTCCGTGATCAGGCTCCACTGATGGTGCGCGCGGTCGACCGCGGACTCCACCACCGGGTCCTGGGCCGCCCGACCCGCAGCGAGCCGCGCCCGGGCGACCCCCATCCAGGCGGCGCAGCTGCCCGCCGGGTCCCCCGCGAACATGGCGAGATCGGCCCGCACCTCCCGCCAGTGCAGCACCTCCTCCGACCCGTCCCCGAACTCCCGCAGGGCCCCCTGCTCCCACCGAGCGGCGAGAGCGTCGGCCTCACCGTGCCGTCCCGCCCCGACGGCCGCGCTGATGGCATCGTGCGGATCGACGCCGGCCTCCCCGACGTCCGCAGCCTCCCCGGCCGCCGGGGTCACGGGCGCGGGCGAGAGCTCGGGGCGGCCGGCCGGGACCGGGGGCACAGCCCCCTGGGGACGGGCAGGGGCGGCGGGTGCGGGGGCGGCGGGTGCGGCAGCGCCGAACGCGCCGCCCGCCCGGGCGCCCGTCGCGTCGTAGGAGAGCACCAGGTCGCCGTACCCCCCCGTCCTGGCGAGCACCTGCTCGTGCAGGACCGCCGGCTCCGGCCGCTGCCCGCTCCGCAGTATCGTCGCCAACGCCCTCATGTACGCCGGCACGGCCACCCCCCGCCGCACCCCACCGACCGGCGGCGCGACCCGCCCGTACACGCTCACCCCCGGCCCGAGCGCCAACGGCCGCCCGGCCAGCCGCTGCCACACCTCCGCGTCGGCGTGCAGATCGACGAACAGCGTGGTGGACCCGGGCGTCCGCAGTCGCAGCTCCTCCACGATCCAGTGCCAGGGGAACGCGGTGTACCGCACCGTCGCCGGAGTCGTTCGCGCCAGCGCCAGATGCACGAGCCGCTGCTTGCGGTCGAGTTGCAGCTGCCCTGCGAGGTACACGGTGAGCGGGCCGGGCGCGGTGGCCGCCGCGCGCAACCGTGTCAGAACGGCCTGGGGCTCCAGCGGATCGGCCAGCTCCACTACGTTCGCCGTGGCCGTGCCGGACAGCACCTCGGGTGTGACGGCCGCCAGTACGGGGAGCACGGAGGCCGCGTCCACCAGGCACCCCTTGCCCATGGGCGAGGCCGCGAGCAGCAGCACCGTTCCCGGCATCGTTCCCTCCCCGTCGATCACGTGCACCAGCCAGCACGGTAACCGCTGCGCGTGCAAAGGGGGAAAGGAGCGGGACGAAAGCGGAGGCGGGAGCCCCGCGTGAACCGGCGGAGCATCGCTCACTTCGGTGCGCCCGGCGCCCGCCGCACCGGCGCCGACGCCCGCCGCACCGCGAAGATCGTCGTGTCGTCGTCGAGGAAGCCGCCGGTGTGGGCGAGGACACCGTCCCGGACGAGGCGGACCAGGGATTCCGGGGGAAGCACGGGCGCCCCGGCGGCGAGGGCACGGGAGAGGTACTCGCGGAGCGGGAAGAAGACCCCGCGCCCGTCGCGCGCCTCCGTCACCCCGTCCGTGACCAGGAGCAACGTCTCGTCGGCGGCGAGCCGCACCGTGGCCGTCCGGGTCTCCGGCGGGGCCAACTCGCCCAGCCCCAGCGGAAGTCCGTCCGGCAGCGGAAGGAAGCGCACGCCGTGGGGGGAGAGCAGCAGCGGCGGTTCGTGGCCGAAGTTGACGACGTCCACGGTGAGCGCGTCGAGCCCCGTGAGGTCCGGGCCCCAGTCGGTGCGCTCGCTGCGCAGTTCGGGGAAGTCCAGCAGGACGGCGGTGGCGAAGCGCTCGGCGTCGTCGCGGCCGACGTGCGCGCAGTAGCGCACATGGCGGACCATCCGGGTCTCCAACCGCTCGGCCACGGTGACCGGCTCGGCCTCGTGGTACGCGGCCTCGCGGAACGTGCCGAGCAGCACGGAGGCCGCCTCGACCGCCGCGAGCCCCTTGCCCTGGACGTCGCCGATGACGACGCGCGTGCCGTGGGGGCTGGGCTGGATGTCGTAGAAGTCGCCGCCGACCCGGGCCTCGCTGTCGGCGGCGAGGTAGATCTCGGCGTGGTCGAGGCCGCCGACGTCCGGCGGGAGCTGGCGCAGCAGGATACGGCGGGTGGTGTCGACGACGGCCCGCATGTGCAGCATCCGCTCCTGTCCGCGCAGCCGCACCGCGCAGACCAGCACGGACAGGATGCCGCCCAGGGTGACGAGGACGAAGTCCGGCAGACCGGTGGGCTCCTGGTGGGACCAGGAGCTGTCGCCCACGATGTACATGAGCGTCGCGAGCGCCGCGAACAGCGCGGTCGTCCACACCCGGCAGACCGCGGCGGCCGTGCCCGGCACGAGCACCAGCCAGGAGATGACCCGGAAGTCGCCGCTGGTGAACCAGTCGACCACCGGTACGGCGAGCAGCACGACCAGCGGCGGCAGCCAGGCGACGTTCCGCCCGTGGATCCGCAGCGGCTGCTGCCGCGCGACGGGGTCCGGCTCCCGGCGCCCGAGCGGCACCGGCATCCGCATCCGCATGCCCCACAGCGAAACACGCCCCCCCGCCCCCCGCATCCCGGCCCACCACGGCCGTGCCCCATGACGGCCGCAGGCCGTCCAGGGGTACGGGGAACTGCGCGATCAGCCCCCACGAAGCCGCAGCCGCCCGCC encodes the following:
- a CDS encoding response regulator transcription factor gives rise to the protein MTTPVPSAPSTPSPAASAAPTARLLLVDDEEGIRSMLTMALEFLGYQVTSAATGRQALQAVTRYDPDLILLDVNLPDLSGFDVCRNLRDRGNAVPVLFLTGLGGVDDRVRGLDMGGDDFVTKPFELKEIAARVRALLRRAGGGHSAPDGNRNRLRAGAVQLDADAHQVWADGHPVDLTTTEFALLRYLMENPGRVLSRRQIQERVWNHRDEGSGVVDTYIYYLRRKLGEPGQSLIRTVRGVGYQLCAN
- a CDS encoding HAMP domain-containing sensor histidine kinase — its product is MSGFTGLGESIRAVGLLAPGDACSRPLPGRPLPPVEQPIRPHRTGRRTVGFWLIATIATLGAVAALSAHTLAQHLTARTDQEIARASAFDGAIAPSPTPALDKNGLVLVLDMRGRVVARHPGGDDLPAFPVLTADRLKAYATRSAPSAFGESYRAKVVRTAEVGRDHQGGYVVTARSTAADRRAVERLLQVETAAALPLLATVLIGARRLGRREVRERQDTERRLREFMAAAGHELRNPLTTISGYAELARLGDAGHEAMRQEALGRITTEVGRMSTLIDELVLLTRLDFGQPLRLTCVDLAQLCRDAVCAARDCHPDRPVRLLLAPGDHTVTGDPLRLHQLVANLLANARVHTPPGTTTTLGLGTEDGHRVIEVLDDGPGIPDELRARLFDPFVRGEETRAAGSGLGLSIVAAIAAAHGGVVTLEPSEPSHRGAWFRVRIPAPS
- a CDS encoding PP2C family protein-serine/threonine phosphatase translates to MRMRMPVPLGRREPDPVARQQPLRIHGRNVAWLPPLVVLLAVPVVDWFTSGDFRVISWLVLVPGTAAAVCRVWTTALFAALATLMYIVGDSSWSHQEPTGLPDFVLVTLGGILSVLVCAVRLRGQERMLHMRAVVDTTRRILLRQLPPDVGGLDHAEIYLAADSEARVGGDFYDIQPSPHGTRVVIGDVQGKGLAAVEAASVLLGTFREAAYHEAEPVTVAERLETRMVRHVRYCAHVGRDDAERFATAVLLDFPELRSERTDWGPDLTGLDALTVDVVNFGHEPPLLLSPHGVRFLPLPDGLPLGLGELAPPETRTATVRLAADETLLLVTDGVTEARDGRGVFFPLREYLSRALAAGAPVLPPESLVRLVRDGVLAHTGGFLDDDTTIFAVRRASAPVRRAPGAPK